One genomic window of Acomys russatus chromosome 29, mAcoRus1.1, whole genome shotgun sequence includes the following:
- the Tardbp gene encoding TAR DNA-binding protein 43 isoform X5 produces MSEYIRVTEDENDEPIEIPSEDDGTVLLSTVTAQFPGACGLRYRNPVSQCMRGVRLVEGILHAPDAGWGNLVYVVNYPKDNKRKMDETDASSAVKVKRAVQKTSDLIVLGLPWKTTEQDLKDYFSTFGEVLMVQVKKDLKTGHSKGFGFVRFTEYDTQVKVMSQRHMIDGRWCDCKLPNSKQSPDEPLRSRKVFVGRCTEDMTAEELQQFFCQYGEVVDVFIPKPFRAFAFVTFADDKVAQSLCGEDLIIKGISVHISNAEPKHNSNRQLERSGRFGGISPFGRS; encoded by the exons ATGTCTGAATATATTCGGGTAACGGAAGATGAAAACGATGAACCTATTGAAATACCATCAGAAGATGATGGGACAGTATTGCTGTCCACAGTTACAGCCCAGTTTCCAGGGGCCTGCGGCCTGCGCTACCGGAATCCAGTGTCTCAGTGTATGCGAGGTGTCCGGCTGGTGGAAGGAATTCTGCATGCCCCAGATGCTGGCTGGGGCAATCTGGTATATGTTGTCAACTATCCCAAAG ataacaaaaggaaaatggatGAGACGGATGCTTCCTCAGCAGTGAAAGTAAAAAGAGCAGTCCAAAAGACATCTGATCTAATAGTGCTGGGTCTCCCCTGGAAAACAACAGAGCAGGATCTTAAAGACTACTTCAGTACTTTTGGAGAGGTTCTTATGGTTCAG GTCAAGAAAGACCTTAAAACTGGTCACTCGAAAGGGTTTGGCTTTGTTCGATTTACGGAATATGATACCCAAGTGAAAGTAATGTCACAACGTCATATGATAGATGGGCGATGGTGTGACTGTAAACTTCCAAATTCTAAG CAAAGCCCAGATGAACCTTTGAGAAGCAGAAAGGTGTTTGTTGGACGTTGTACAGAGGACATGACTGCTGAGGAGCTTCAGCAGTTCTTTTGTCAGTATGGAGAAGTGGTAGACGTCTTCATTCCCAAGCCATTCAGAGCTTTTGCCTTTGTTACCTTTGCAGATGATAAg GTTGCCCAGTCTCTTTGTGGAGAGGATTTGATCATTAAAGGAATCAGCGTGCATATATCCAATGCTGAACCTAAGCATAATAGCAATAGACAGTTAGAAAGAAGTGGAAGATTTGGTG GAATATCTCCATTTGGGAGATCATGA
- the Tardbp gene encoding TAR DNA-binding protein 43 isoform X2: MSEYIRVTEDENDEPIEIPSEDDGTVLLSTVTAQFPGACGLRYRNPVSQCMRGVRLVEGILHAPDAGWGNLVYVVNYPKDNKRKMDETDASSAVKVKRAVQKTSDLIVLGLPWKTTEQDLKDYFSTFGEVLMVQVKKDLKTGHSKGFGFVRFTEYDTQVKVMSQRHMIDGRWCDCKLPNSKQSPDEPLRSRKVFVGRCTEDMTAEELQQFFCQYGEVVDVFIPKPFRAFAFVTFADDKVAQSLCGEDLIIKGISVHISNAEPKHNSNRQLERSGRFGGNPVHLISNVYGRSTSLKVVL, encoded by the exons ATGTCTGAATATATTCGGGTAACGGAAGATGAAAACGATGAACCTATTGAAATACCATCAGAAGATGATGGGACAGTATTGCTGTCCACAGTTACAGCCCAGTTTCCAGGGGCCTGCGGCCTGCGCTACCGGAATCCAGTGTCTCAGTGTATGCGAGGTGTCCGGCTGGTGGAAGGAATTCTGCATGCCCCAGATGCTGGCTGGGGCAATCTGGTATATGTTGTCAACTATCCCAAAG ataacaaaaggaaaatggatGAGACGGATGCTTCCTCAGCAGTGAAAGTAAAAAGAGCAGTCCAAAAGACATCTGATCTAATAGTGCTGGGTCTCCCCTGGAAAACAACAGAGCAGGATCTTAAAGACTACTTCAGTACTTTTGGAGAGGTTCTTATGGTTCAG GTCAAGAAAGACCTTAAAACTGGTCACTCGAAAGGGTTTGGCTTTGTTCGATTTACGGAATATGATACCCAAGTGAAAGTAATGTCACAACGTCATATGATAGATGGGCGATGGTGTGACTGTAAACTTCCAAATTCTAAG CAAAGCCCAGATGAACCTTTGAGAAGCAGAAAGGTGTTTGTTGGACGTTGTACAGAGGACATGACTGCTGAGGAGCTTCAGCAGTTCTTTTGTCAGTATGGAGAAGTGGTAGACGTCTTCATTCCCAAGCCATTCAGAGCTTTTGCCTTTGTTACCTTTGCAGATGATAAg GTTGCCCAGTCTCTTTGTGGAGAGGATTTGATCATTAAAGGAATCAGCGTGCATATATCCAATGCTGAACCTAAGCATAATAGCAATAGACAGTTAGAAAGAAGTGGAAGATTTGGTGGTAATCCAG TTCATCTCATTTCAAATGTTTATGGAAGAAGCACTTCATTGAAAGTAGTGCTGTAA
- the Tardbp gene encoding TAR DNA-binding protein 43 isoform X3, which translates to MSEYIRVTEDENDEPIEIPSEDDGTVLLSTVTAQFPGACGLRYRNPVSQCMRGVRLVEGILHAPDAGWGNLVYVVNYPKDNKRKMDETDASSAVKVKRAVQKTSDLIVLGLPWKTTEQDLKDYFSTFGEVLMVQVKKDLKTGHSKGFGFVRFTEYDTQVKVMSQRHMIDGRWCDCKLPNSKQSPDEPLRSRKVFVGRCTEDMTAEELQQFFCQYGEVVDVFIPKPFRAFAFVTFADDKVAQSLCGEDLIIKGISVHISNAEPKHNSNRQLERSGRFGVHLISNVYGRSTSLKVVL; encoded by the exons ATGTCTGAATATATTCGGGTAACGGAAGATGAAAACGATGAACCTATTGAAATACCATCAGAAGATGATGGGACAGTATTGCTGTCCACAGTTACAGCCCAGTTTCCAGGGGCCTGCGGCCTGCGCTACCGGAATCCAGTGTCTCAGTGTATGCGAGGTGTCCGGCTGGTGGAAGGAATTCTGCATGCCCCAGATGCTGGCTGGGGCAATCTGGTATATGTTGTCAACTATCCCAAAG ataacaaaaggaaaatggatGAGACGGATGCTTCCTCAGCAGTGAAAGTAAAAAGAGCAGTCCAAAAGACATCTGATCTAATAGTGCTGGGTCTCCCCTGGAAAACAACAGAGCAGGATCTTAAAGACTACTTCAGTACTTTTGGAGAGGTTCTTATGGTTCAG GTCAAGAAAGACCTTAAAACTGGTCACTCGAAAGGGTTTGGCTTTGTTCGATTTACGGAATATGATACCCAAGTGAAAGTAATGTCACAACGTCATATGATAGATGGGCGATGGTGTGACTGTAAACTTCCAAATTCTAAG CAAAGCCCAGATGAACCTTTGAGAAGCAGAAAGGTGTTTGTTGGACGTTGTACAGAGGACATGACTGCTGAGGAGCTTCAGCAGTTCTTTTGTCAGTATGGAGAAGTGGTAGACGTCTTCATTCCCAAGCCATTCAGAGCTTTTGCCTTTGTTACCTTTGCAGATGATAAg GTTGCCCAGTCTCTTTGTGGAGAGGATTTGATCATTAAAGGAATCAGCGTGCATATATCCAATGCTGAACCTAAGCATAATAGCAATAGACAGTTAGAAAGAAGTGGAAGATTTGGTG TTCATCTCATTTCAAATGTTTATGGAAGAAGCACTTCATTGAAAGTAGTGCTGTAA
- the Tardbp gene encoding TAR DNA-binding protein 43 isoform X4 encodes MSEYIRVTEDENDEPIEIPSEDDGTVLLSTVTAQFPGACGLRYRNPVSQCMRGVRLVEGILHAPDAGWGNLVYVVNYPKDNKRKMDETDASSAVKVKRAVQKTSDLIVLGLPWKTTEQDLKDYFSTFGEVLMVQVKKDLKTGHSKGFGFVRFTEYDTQVKVMSQRHMIDGRWCDCKLPNSKQSPDEPLRSRKVFVGRCTEDMTAEELQQFFCQYGEVVDVFIPKPFRAFAFVTFADDKVAQSLCGEDLIIKGISVHISNAEPKHNSNRQLERSGRFGGNPGISPFGRS; translated from the exons ATGTCTGAATATATTCGGGTAACGGAAGATGAAAACGATGAACCTATTGAAATACCATCAGAAGATGATGGGACAGTATTGCTGTCCACAGTTACAGCCCAGTTTCCAGGGGCCTGCGGCCTGCGCTACCGGAATCCAGTGTCTCAGTGTATGCGAGGTGTCCGGCTGGTGGAAGGAATTCTGCATGCCCCAGATGCTGGCTGGGGCAATCTGGTATATGTTGTCAACTATCCCAAAG ataacaaaaggaaaatggatGAGACGGATGCTTCCTCAGCAGTGAAAGTAAAAAGAGCAGTCCAAAAGACATCTGATCTAATAGTGCTGGGTCTCCCCTGGAAAACAACAGAGCAGGATCTTAAAGACTACTTCAGTACTTTTGGAGAGGTTCTTATGGTTCAG GTCAAGAAAGACCTTAAAACTGGTCACTCGAAAGGGTTTGGCTTTGTTCGATTTACGGAATATGATACCCAAGTGAAAGTAATGTCACAACGTCATATGATAGATGGGCGATGGTGTGACTGTAAACTTCCAAATTCTAAG CAAAGCCCAGATGAACCTTTGAGAAGCAGAAAGGTGTTTGTTGGACGTTGTACAGAGGACATGACTGCTGAGGAGCTTCAGCAGTTCTTTTGTCAGTATGGAGAAGTGGTAGACGTCTTCATTCCCAAGCCATTCAGAGCTTTTGCCTTTGTTACCTTTGCAGATGATAAg GTTGCCCAGTCTCTTTGTGGAGAGGATTTGATCATTAAAGGAATCAGCGTGCATATATCCAATGCTGAACCTAAGCATAATAGCAATAGACAGTTAGAAAGAAGTGGAAGATTTGGTGGTAATCCAG GAATATCTCCATTTGGGAGATCATGA
- the Tardbp gene encoding TAR DNA-binding protein 43 isoform X1 encodes MSEYIRVTEDENDEPIEIPSEDDGTVLLSTVTAQFPGACGLRYRNPVSQCMRGVRLVEGILHAPDAGWGNLVYVVNYPKDNKRKMDETDASSAVKVKRAVQKTSDLIVLGLPWKTTEQDLKDYFSTFGEVLMVQVKKDLKTGHSKGFGFVRFTEYDTQVKVMSQRHMIDGRWCDCKLPNSKQSPDEPLRSRKVFVGRCTEDMTAEELQQFFCQYGEVVDVFIPKPFRAFAFVTFADDKVAQSLCGEDLIIKGISVHISNAEPKHNSNRQLERSGRFGGNPGGFGNQGGFGNSRGGGAGLGNNQGGNMGGGMNFGAFSINPAMMAAAQAALQSSWGMMGMLASQQNQSGPSGNNQSQGSMQREPNQAFGSGNNSYSGSNSGAPLGWGSASNAGSGSGFNGGFGSSMESNKSSGWGM; translated from the exons ATGTCTGAATATATTCGGGTAACGGAAGATGAAAACGATGAACCTATTGAAATACCATCAGAAGATGATGGGACAGTATTGCTGTCCACAGTTACAGCCCAGTTTCCAGGGGCCTGCGGCCTGCGCTACCGGAATCCAGTGTCTCAGTGTATGCGAGGTGTCCGGCTGGTGGAAGGAATTCTGCATGCCCCAGATGCTGGCTGGGGCAATCTGGTATATGTTGTCAACTATCCCAAAG ataacaaaaggaaaatggatGAGACGGATGCTTCCTCAGCAGTGAAAGTAAAAAGAGCAGTCCAAAAGACATCTGATCTAATAGTGCTGGGTCTCCCCTGGAAAACAACAGAGCAGGATCTTAAAGACTACTTCAGTACTTTTGGAGAGGTTCTTATGGTTCAG GTCAAGAAAGACCTTAAAACTGGTCACTCGAAAGGGTTTGGCTTTGTTCGATTTACGGAATATGATACCCAAGTGAAAGTAATGTCACAACGTCATATGATAGATGGGCGATGGTGTGACTGTAAACTTCCAAATTCTAAG CAAAGCCCAGATGAACCTTTGAGAAGCAGAAAGGTGTTTGTTGGACGTTGTACAGAGGACATGACTGCTGAGGAGCTTCAGCAGTTCTTTTGTCAGTATGGAGAAGTGGTAGACGTCTTCATTCCCAAGCCATTCAGAGCTTTTGCCTTTGTTACCTTTGCAGATGATAAg GTTGCCCAGTCTCTTTGTGGAGAGGATTTGATCATTAAAGGAATCAGCGTGCATATATCCAATGCTGAACCTAAGCATAATAGCAATAGACAGTTAGAAAGAAGTGGAAGATTTGGTGGTAATCCAGGTGGCTTTGGGAATCAGGGTGGGTTTGGTAACAGTAGAGGGGGTGGAGCTGGCTTGGGAAATAACCAGGGTGGTAATATGGGTGGAGGGATGAACTTTGGAGCTTTTAGTATTAATCCAGCGATGATGGCTGCAGCCCAGGCAGCTTTGCAGAGCAGCTGGGGTATGATGGGCATGCTAGCCAGCCAGCAGAACCAGTCAGGCCCCTCTGGTAATAACCAAAGCCAGGGCAGCATGCAGAGGGAGCCAAATCAGGCGTTTGGTTCTGGAAATAATTCCTACAGTGGTTCTAATTCTGGTGCCCCTCTTGGATGGGGGTCAGCATCAAATGCAGGGTCAGGCAGTGGTTTTAATGGCGGCTTTGGCTCAAGCATGGAGTCTAATAAATCCTCTGGCTGGGGAATGTAG